A region of Micromonospora sp. WMMD882 DNA encodes the following proteins:
- a CDS encoding ACT domain-containing protein: MNELAITVIGRDRPGIVADVAEVLSGLGANLTDSTMTRLRGHFAMTLVCVGPAAAEVEAALAALSADGQLLATVREVVADGATTTGGEPYVVAVHGGDRLGIVASMTRVLADAGGNVTDLTTRLTGDLYVVVAEVDLPPGAAEMVRERLTRTAADLGVGVTLRPADPDLL; the protein is encoded by the coding sequence ATGAACGAGCTGGCGATCACCGTCATCGGCCGGGACCGTCCGGGCATCGTGGCCGATGTCGCGGAGGTGCTCTCCGGGCTCGGGGCGAACCTGACCGACTCCACCATGACGCGGCTGCGTGGGCACTTCGCGATGACGCTGGTCTGTGTCGGCCCGGCCGCCGCCGAGGTCGAGGCCGCGCTCGCGGCGTTGTCCGCCGACGGCCAGCTCCTGGCGACGGTACGCGAGGTCGTCGCGGACGGGGCCACGACCACCGGCGGCGAGCCGTACGTGGTGGCGGTGCACGGCGGGGACCGGCTCGGCATCGTCGCGTCGATGACCCGGGTGCTGGCCGACGCCGGTGGCAACGTCACCGACCTGACGACCCGGCTGACCGGGGACCTCTACGTCGTGGTGGCCGAGGTCGACCTGCCGCCGGGCGCCGCCGAGATGGTCCGGGAACGACTGACCCGTACCGCCGCCGACCTGGGTGTCGGGGTCACTCTCCGGCCGGCCGACCCGGACCTGCTGTGA
- the lysS gene encoding lysine--tRNA ligase codes for MSEQNPVPIDPADDLPEQMKVRREKRDRLLADGVEPYPVGYPRTTTLAAVRATYAELPTDTASGDTVSVTGRVIFVRNTGKLCFATLRDGDGTELQAMLSLDRVGAERLEDWKRLVDLGDHVGVTGEVITSRRGELSVLAETWAVTAKALRPLPVAHKPLSEEARVRQRYVDLIVRPQARQMVRTRAATVRSLRDGLHEQGFIEVETPMLQLLHGGATARPFVTHSNALSTDLYLRIAPELFLKRAVVGGVDRVFEINRNFRNEGIDSSHSPEFAMLEAYEAYGDYDTMAELTRNLVQRAAIAVAGSTTVTHADGREFDLGGQWRSVTLFGVLSEALGEEVTVRTDRARLVEYADKVGVSVDPKWGPGKLAEELFEELVVPGLTEPTFVRDYPEETSPLTRAHRDEPGLAEKWDLYVLGFELATAYSELVDPVVQRERLVAQASLAARGDDEAMRLDEDFLRAMEYGMPPAGGMGMGIDRLLMALTGLGIRETILFPLVRPE; via the coding sequence GTGAGCGAGCAGAACCCCGTGCCGATCGACCCCGCCGACGACCTTCCCGAGCAGATGAAGGTCCGCCGGGAGAAGCGCGACCGGCTGCTCGCCGACGGCGTCGAGCCGTACCCGGTGGGCTACCCGCGGACCACCACCCTGGCCGCCGTCCGCGCCACCTACGCCGAGCTGCCCACCGACACCGCCAGCGGCGACACCGTGTCGGTCACCGGCCGGGTGATCTTCGTACGGAACACCGGCAAGCTCTGCTTCGCCACCCTGCGGGACGGTGACGGCACCGAGTTGCAGGCGATGCTCTCGCTGGACCGGGTCGGCGCGGAGCGGCTGGAGGACTGGAAGCGCCTGGTCGACCTGGGCGACCACGTCGGCGTCACCGGCGAGGTGATCACCAGCCGGCGGGGCGAGTTGTCGGTGCTGGCCGAGACGTGGGCGGTCACCGCCAAGGCGCTGCGCCCGCTGCCGGTGGCGCACAAGCCGCTCAGCGAGGAGGCCCGGGTCCGCCAGCGGTACGTCGACCTGATCGTCCGGCCGCAGGCGCGCCAGATGGTACGCACCCGGGCCGCCACGGTGCGTAGTCTCCGGGACGGTCTGCACGAGCAGGGCTTCATCGAGGTGGAGACGCCGATGCTGCAGCTCCTGCACGGTGGCGCCACGGCCCGGCCATTCGTGACGCACAGCAATGCATTGAGCACGGATCTCTATCTGCGAATCGCCCCGGAACTGTTTCTCAAGCGGGCCGTGGTCGGGGGCGTCGACCGGGTCTTCGAGATCAACCGCAACTTCCGTAATGAGGGCATCGACTCTTCGCACTCGCCCGAGTTCGCCATGCTGGAGGCGTACGAGGCGTACGGCGACTACGACACGATGGCCGAGCTGACCCGGAATCTGGTGCAGCGGGCGGCGATCGCCGTCGCCGGGTCGACCACGGTGACGCACGCCGACGGCCGGGAGTTCGACCTGGGCGGCCAGTGGCGCTCGGTCACCCTCTTCGGGGTCCTTTCCGAAGCGCTCGGCGAGGAGGTCACCGTCCGCACCGACCGGGCCCGGCTGGTCGAGTACGCGGACAAGGTCGGTGTCTCCGTCGACCCGAAGTGGGGGCCCGGCAAGCTCGCCGAGGAGCTCTTCGAGGAGCTGGTGGTGCCGGGGCTGACCGAGCCGACCTTCGTGCGCGACTACCCGGAGGAGACCAGCCCGCTGACCCGGGCCCATCGCGACGAGCCGGGCCTGGCCGAGAAGTGGGACCTCTACGTCCTCGGCTTCGAGCTGGCCACCGCGTACTCCGAGCTGGTCGACCCGGTGGTGCAGCGGGAGCGGCTGGTGGCCCAGGCGTCGCTCGCCGCCCGCGGCGACGACGAGGCGATGCGGCTGGACGAGGACTTCCTCCGGGCCATGGAGTACGGAATGCCGCCGGCCGGGGGCATGGGAATGGGAATCGACCGGCTGTTGATGGCCCTGACCGGCCTGGGAATTCGGGAAACGATCCTGTTCCCCTTGGTCCGGCCGGAGTAG
- a CDS encoding L-aspartate oxidase translates to MELSTVELPRLPHLLAAPAPGWVETTDVIVVGSGVAGLTAALHLREAGLHVTVVTKVNIDEGSTRWAQGGIAAVLDPADTPAAHAYDTEVAGVGLCDPTAVRVLVEEGPARLRELMRIGAEFDRRPDGSLMLTREGGHRADRIVHAGGDATGAEVQRALHAAVRRDPWIRLVEHALVLDLLRAAGDGPDGLGPACGITLHVLGEGSEDGVGALLARAVVLATGGMGQVFSATTNPAVSTGDGVALALRAGAAVTDVEFVQFHPTALIVPEPTRVPGAGHAQQPLVSEALRGEGAHLVDADGKRFMVGQHELAELAPRDVVAKGIHRVLLATGADHVHLDARHLGGERLARRFPTIVASCLAIGVDPATDLIPVAPAAHYASGGVRTDLRGRTTIPGLYACGEVACTGVHGANRLASNSLLEGLVFSRRIAEDIARGLPEQVQPAPTGAWVGGGGWVVSPEATPALQRAMTRGAGVLRSAATLAGTAAALTGVGAGRAEPGTPSWEATNLVTVASALVAAAYARRETRGCHWREDFPTADGSWRGHLVGSIGSAGGLTHRWEESPDPADAPVRGARQGEGTA, encoded by the coding sequence ATGGAGCTGTCGACCGTCGAGCTGCCCCGGCTTCCGCACCTGCTGGCCGCGCCCGCGCCCGGCTGGGTGGAGACCACCGACGTGATCGTGGTGGGGTCCGGGGTCGCCGGGCTGACCGCCGCGCTGCACCTGCGGGAGGCGGGGCTGCACGTCACCGTGGTCACCAAGGTCAACATCGACGAGGGCTCGACCCGCTGGGCGCAGGGCGGCATCGCCGCCGTGCTCGACCCGGCGGACACCCCGGCCGCCCACGCGTACGACACCGAGGTCGCCGGGGTGGGGCTCTGCGACCCGACGGCGGTGCGGGTGCTGGTGGAGGAGGGCCCGGCCCGGCTGCGGGAGCTGATGCGGATCGGGGCGGAGTTCGACAGGCGCCCGGACGGCTCGCTGATGCTGACCCGGGAGGGCGGGCACCGGGCGGACCGGATCGTGCACGCCGGCGGCGACGCCACCGGCGCCGAGGTGCAGCGCGCCCTGCACGCCGCGGTCCGCCGTGACCCGTGGATCCGGCTGGTCGAGCACGCCCTGGTGCTGGACCTGCTGCGGGCCGCCGGCGACGGCCCGGACGGGCTGGGCCCGGCCTGCGGCATCACCCTGCACGTGCTCGGCGAGGGCAGCGAGGACGGCGTCGGGGCGCTGCTGGCCCGCGCGGTGGTGCTGGCCACCGGCGGGATGGGGCAGGTCTTCTCGGCGACCACCAACCCGGCCGTGTCGACCGGGGACGGCGTGGCGCTGGCGCTGCGGGCCGGCGCGGCCGTCACCGACGTGGAGTTCGTCCAGTTCCATCCGACCGCGCTGATCGTGCCGGAGCCCACCCGGGTGCCCGGGGCCGGGCACGCCCAGCAGCCGCTGGTCTCCGAGGCGCTGCGGGGTGAGGGCGCGCACCTGGTCGACGCGGACGGCAAGCGGTTCATGGTCGGGCAGCACGAGCTGGCCGAGCTGGCTCCCCGGGACGTGGTCGCCAAGGGCATCCACCGGGTGCTGCTGGCCACCGGCGCGGACCACGTCCACCTGGACGCCCGGCACCTGGGCGGCGAGCGGCTGGCCCGTCGGTTCCCGACCATCGTGGCGTCCTGCCTGGCCATCGGGGTGGACCCGGCGACCGACCTGATCCCGGTGGCCCCGGCCGCCCACTACGCGTCCGGCGGCGTCCGCACCGACCTGCGCGGTCGGACCACCATCCCCGGCCTGTACGCGTGCGGCGAGGTCGCCTGCACGGGCGTGCACGGCGCGAACCGGCTGGCCAGCAACTCTCTGCTGGAGGGGCTGGTGTTCTCCCGCCGGATCGCCGAGGACATCGCCCGGGGGCTGCCGGAGCAGGTCCAGCCCGCGCCGACCGGGGCGTGGGTCGGCGGTGGCGGCTGGGTGGTGTCGCCGGAGGCGACGCCGGCGTTGCAGCGGGCGATGACCCGGGGCGCCGGGGTGCTCCGGTCGGCCGCCACCCTGGCCGGGACGGCCGCGGCGCTGACCGGGGTCGGCGCTGGCCGGGCCGAGCCGGGGACGCCGAGCTGGGAGGCGACGAACCTGGTCACCGTGGCGTCGGCGCTGGTCGCCGCCGCGTACGCCCGCCGGGAGACCCGTGGCTGCCACTGGCGGGAGGACTTCCCGACCGCCGACGGATCCTGGCGTGGCCACCTGGTCGGCTCGATCGGGTCGGCCGGCGGGCTGACGCACCGGTGGGAGGAGTCGCCGGATCCGGCGGACGCGCCCGTCCGGGGCGCCCGACAGGGGGAGGGAACAGCGTGA
- a CDS encoding peptide deformylase gives MTAQDVGLAGWTPEALPVPGAVRPVVAAPHGVLGRAGDEVDPTAEEVVRLAADLVATMRVSPGCVGLAAPQVGVGAQVFAVDVTGHPKAVTAHGPFVLCNARVVEASRWKVGREGCMSVPDLTGDVKRASRLVVEGLLPGSGRRVRLTTDAFEARALQHEIDHCAGLLFLDRVAGAHAVYQRKVYL, from the coding sequence GTGACCGCCCAGGACGTCGGCCTGGCCGGCTGGACACCGGAGGCGCTGCCCGTACCCGGCGCGGTGCGGCCGGTGGTGGCCGCCCCGCACGGCGTGCTCGGCCGGGCCGGCGACGAGGTCGACCCGACCGCCGAGGAGGTGGTCCGGCTCGCCGCCGACCTGGTGGCCACGATGCGGGTGTCGCCCGGCTGCGTCGGGCTGGCGGCGCCGCAGGTCGGTGTGGGCGCCCAGGTCTTCGCGGTGGACGTGACCGGCCATCCCAAGGCGGTGACGGCGCACGGCCCGTTCGTGCTCTGCAACGCGCGGGTGGTGGAGGCCAGCCGGTGGAAGGTCGGCCGGGAGGGCTGCATGTCGGTGCCCGATCTCACCGGTGACGTCAAGCGGGCCAGCCGGCTGGTGGTGGAGGGGCTGCTGCCCGGTTCCGGTCGTCGGGTCCGGCTGACCACCGACGCGTTCGAGGCCCGCGCCCTCCAGCACGAGATCGACCACTGTGCCGGGTTGCTCTTCCTGGACCGGGTGGCCGGCGCGCACGCCGTCTACCAACGCAAGGTGTATCTCTGA
- the nadC gene encoding carboxylating nicotinate-nucleotide diphosphorylase: MREQTRQALREADLDPAEVRRVVGTALLEDLGPTYRDVTSLATIPAGQTDTADLVARADGVVAGLAVAAAVFEMVDAVSDTAGDGRRDASGGTGGHAGTGGGRTVEVSLVAVDGARVARGDVLATVTGPTRALLTAERTALNLLCRMSGVATHTRAWADALAGTKAMVLDTRKTTPGLRALEKYAVRAGGGTNKRMGLYDVAMIKDNHKYAAGGIAAAYHRVRAAFPQVPVQVEVDTLAEAVEAVEAGADFLLLDNMTPATLAEVVAAVGDRAELEATGGLTLEVAPAYAATGVDYLSVGALTHSSPILDIALDLRSR, encoded by the coding sequence GTGAGGGAACAGACACGGCAGGCGCTGCGGGAGGCCGACCTGGACCCGGCCGAGGTGCGACGGGTCGTCGGGACCGCCCTGCTGGAGGACCTCGGGCCGACGTACCGGGACGTCACCAGCCTGGCCACCATCCCGGCCGGGCAGACCGACACGGCCGACCTGGTGGCCCGGGCGGACGGCGTGGTCGCCGGCCTGGCCGTGGCCGCGGCGGTCTTCGAGATGGTCGACGCGGTGAGCGACACGGCGGGCGACGGCCGGCGGGACGCGTCGGGCGGCACGGGGGGCCACGCGGGGACCGGCGGCGGCCGTACGGTCGAGGTGTCGCTGGTCGCGGTCGACGGCGCGCGGGTGGCCCGCGGCGACGTGCTGGCCACGGTGACCGGCCCGACCCGCGCCCTGCTGACCGCCGAGCGGACGGCGCTGAACCTGCTCTGCCGGATGTCCGGCGTGGCCACCCACACCCGGGCCTGGGCGGACGCGCTCGCCGGCACGAAGGCGATGGTGCTGGACACCCGGAAGACCACCCCGGGTCTGCGCGCCCTGGAGAAGTACGCGGTCCGGGCCGGCGGCGGCACCAACAAGCGGATGGGTCTGTACGACGTCGCGATGATCAAGGACAACCACAAGTACGCGGCCGGCGGGATCGCCGCCGCCTACCACCGGGTCCGGGCGGCGTTCCCGCAGGTGCCGGTGCAGGTGGAGGTGGACACCCTGGCCGAGGCGGTGGAGGCGGTGGAGGCCGGCGCGGACTTCCTCCTGCTGGACAACATGACCCCGGCAACGCTGGCCGAGGTGGTGGCCGCGGTCGGGGACCGGGCCGAGCTGGAGGCGACCGGCGGGCTGACCCTGGAGGTGGCGCCCGCGTACGCGGCCACCGGCGTCGACTACCTCTCGGTGGGCGCGCTGACCCACTCCTCGCCGATCCTGGACATCGCCCTCGACCTGCGTTCCCGGTAG
- a CDS encoding ATP-dependent Clp protease ATP-binding subunit, with translation MFERFTDRARRVVVLAQEEARMLNHNYIGTEHILLGLIHEGEGVAAKALESLGISLEGVRQQVEEIIGQGQQAPSGHIPFTPRAKKVLELSLREALQLGHNYIGTEHILLGLIREGEGVAAQVLVKLGADLNRVRQQVIQLLSGYQGKEPAAAGTATGEAAPSTSLVLDQFGRNLTQAAREGKLDPVIGREKEIERVMQVLSRRTKNNPVLIGEPGVGKTAVVEGLSQKIIKGEVPETLKDKQLYTLDLGALVAGSRYRGDFEERLKKVLKEIRTRGDIILFIDEIHTLVGAGAAEGAIDAASILKPMLARGELQTIGATTLDEYRKHLEKDAALERRFQPIQVGEPSLAHTIEILKGLRDRYEAHHRVSITDAALVAAATLADRYISDRFLPDKAIDLIDEAGARMRIRRMTAPPDLRDFDERIAQVRRDKESAIDAQDFERAAQLRDKEKQLLGQKAQREKEWKAGDLDVVSEVDDEQIAEVLGNWTGIPVYKLTEEETSRLLRMEDELHKRVIGQEDAVKAVSKAIRRTRAGLKDPKRPSGSFIFAGPSGVGKTELSKALAEFLFGSEDALIQLDMSEFHDRYTVSRLVGAPPGYVGYDEGGQLTEKVRRRPFSVVLFDEIEKAHPDVFNTLLQILEDGRLTDGQGRIVDFKNTVIILTTNLGTRDVAKAVSLGFQASEDSESNYDRMKQKVNDELKQHFRPEFLNRIDDTIVFHQLRQNEILQIVDIMIARIETQLRNKDMGLELTDNAKKYLAKKGFDPVLGARPLRRTIQRDIEDNLSERILFNELTPGQIVVVDCEGDPEDIDKSKLVFRGADRPVDVPDAVPADLGGTAATGADEAA, from the coding sequence ATGTTCGAGCGGTTCACCGACCGAGCGCGACGGGTTGTCGTCCTGGCCCAAGAAGAGGCCCGGATGCTCAACCACAACTACATCGGTACGGAACACATCCTGCTGGGCCTCATCCACGAGGGTGAGGGCGTCGCGGCGAAGGCCCTGGAGAGCCTCGGCATCTCCCTGGAGGGCGTCCGTCAGCAGGTCGAGGAGATCATCGGCCAGGGTCAGCAGGCGCCGAGCGGGCACATCCCGTTCACGCCGCGGGCCAAGAAGGTGCTGGAGCTGTCGCTGCGCGAAGCGCTCCAGCTCGGCCACAACTACATCGGCACCGAGCACATCCTGCTCGGCCTCATCCGCGAGGGCGAGGGCGTCGCCGCCCAGGTGCTGGTCAAGCTCGGCGCCGACCTCAACCGGGTCCGCCAGCAGGTGATCCAGCTCCTCTCCGGCTACCAGGGCAAGGAGCCGGCCGCCGCGGGCACCGCCACCGGTGAGGCCGCGCCGTCGACCAGCCTGGTGCTGGACCAGTTCGGCCGGAATCTCACCCAGGCCGCCCGCGAGGGCAAGCTCGACCCGGTGATCGGGCGCGAGAAGGAAATCGAGCGGGTCATGCAGGTGCTCTCCCGCCGGACGAAGAACAACCCGGTCCTGATCGGTGAGCCCGGTGTGGGCAAGACCGCCGTGGTGGAGGGCCTGTCCCAGAAGATCATCAAGGGCGAGGTGCCCGAGACGCTGAAGGACAAGCAGCTCTACACCCTCGACCTGGGCGCGCTGGTCGCCGGCTCCCGCTACCGGGGTGACTTCGAGGAGCGCCTGAAGAAGGTCCTCAAGGAGATCCGCACCCGCGGCGACATCATCCTCTTCATCGACGAGATCCACACCCTGGTGGGCGCGGGCGCCGCCGAGGGCGCGATCGACGCCGCCAGCATCCTCAAGCCGATGCTGGCCCGGGGTGAGCTGCAGACCATCGGCGCCACCACCCTCGACGAGTACCGCAAGCACCTGGAGAAGGACGCCGCGCTGGAGCGTCGGTTCCAGCCGATCCAGGTGGGTGAGCCCTCGCTGGCCCACACCATCGAGATCCTCAAGGGCCTGCGGGACCGCTACGAGGCGCACCACCGGGTGAGCATCACCGACGCCGCGCTGGTCGCCGCCGCCACGCTCGCCGACCGGTACATCTCCGACCGCTTCCTGCCGGACAAGGCGATCGACCTGATCGACGAGGCCGGGGCCCGGATGCGGATCCGTCGGATGACCGCGCCGCCGGACCTGCGCGACTTCGACGAGCGGATCGCCCAGGTCCGCCGGGACAAGGAGTCCGCGATCGACGCGCAGGACTTCGAGCGCGCCGCGCAGCTCCGCGACAAGGAGAAGCAGCTCCTCGGCCAGAAGGCCCAGCGGGAGAAGGAGTGGAAGGCCGGCGACCTGGACGTCGTCAGCGAGGTCGACGACGAGCAGATCGCCGAGGTCCTCGGCAACTGGACGGGCATCCCGGTCTACAAGCTGACCGAGGAGGAGACCTCGCGCCTGCTGCGCATGGAGGACGAGCTGCACAAGCGCGTCATCGGCCAGGAGGACGCGGTCAAGGCGGTCTCTAAGGCGATCCGGCGGACCCGGGCCGGCCTGAAGGACCCGAAGCGCCCGTCCGGCTCGTTCATCTTCGCCGGCCCGTCCGGTGTCGGTAAGACCGAGTTGTCCAAGGCGCTCGCCGAGTTCCTCTTCGGCAGCGAGGACGCGCTGATCCAGCTCGACATGTCCGAGTTCCACGACCGGTACACCGTCTCCCGGCTCGTCGGCGCTCCTCCCGGCTACGTCGGCTACGACGAGGGCGGGCAGCTCACCGAAAAGGTGCGGCGTCGGCCGTTCTCGGTGGTCCTCTTCGACGAGATCGAGAAGGCCCACCCGGACGTGTTCAACACGCTGCTCCAGATCCTGGAGGACGGCCGGCTCACCGACGGCCAGGGTCGGATCGTCGACTTCAAGAACACCGTCATCATCCTGACCACCAACCTCGGCACCCGGGACGTGGCCAAGGCGGTGTCGCTGGGCTTCCAGGCGTCGGAGGACTCCGAGTCCAACTACGACCGGATGAAGCAGAAGGTCAACGACGAGCTGAAGCAGCACTTCCGGCCCGAGTTCCTCAACCGGATCGACGACACCATCGTCTTCCACCAGCTCCGCCAGAACGAGATCCTCCAGATCGTGGACATCATGATCGCCCGGATCGAGACCCAGCTCCGCAACAAGGACATGGGTCTGGAGCTCACCGACAACGCCAAGAAGTACCTGGCGAAGAAGGGCTTCGACCCGGTGCTCGGGGCGCGTCCGCTGCGTCGCACGATCCAGCGCGACATCGAGGACAACCTCTCCGAGCGGATCCTGTTCAACGAGCTGACCCCTGGTCAGATCGTGGTGGTGGACTGCGAGGGCGACCCGGAGGACATCGACAAGTCCAAGCTCGTGTTCCGGGGCGCGGACCGGCCGGTGGACGTGCCGGACGCCGTGCCGGCCGACCTGGGCGGCACCGCCGCCACGGGCGCCGACGAGGCGGCGTAA
- a CDS encoding type III pantothenate kinase codes for MLLCIDIGNTNTVLATFDGDKLAHSWRVKTDARSTADELGLMFRGLLAGDAVEITGVAACSTVPAALRSLRTMLARYYGDLPSVVVEPGVRTGVQLAIDNPKEVGADRVVNTLAAHTLYGGPSIVVDFGTTTNFDVISARGEFLGGAFAPGIEISFDALAARAAQLRKVEAARPRSVIGKNTVECLQSGLYFGFAGQVDRIVERMTEEIGEVKAVIATGGLAALVIKECRTITHHEPMITLIGLRLVYERNL; via the coding sequence GTGCTGCTCTGCATCGACATCGGAAACACCAACACCGTGCTGGCGACCTTCGACGGCGACAAGCTGGCGCACTCCTGGCGGGTGAAGACCGACGCCCGGTCCACCGCCGACGAGCTGGGCCTGATGTTCCGGGGGCTGCTGGCCGGCGACGCCGTGGAGATCACCGGGGTGGCCGCCTGTTCCACCGTGCCGGCCGCGCTGCGCTCGCTGCGGACGATGCTGGCCCGCTACTACGGCGACCTGCCCAGCGTGGTCGTGGAGCCCGGGGTGCGCACGGGGGTGCAGCTCGCCATCGACAACCCGAAGGAGGTCGGCGCGGACCGGGTGGTGAACACCCTGGCCGCGCACACCCTCTACGGCGGCCCGTCGATCGTGGTCGACTTCGGCACCACCACCAACTTCGACGTGATCAGCGCCCGGGGCGAGTTCCTCGGCGGGGCGTTCGCGCCGGGCATCGAGATCTCCTTCGACGCGCTCGCCGCGCGCGCCGCCCAGCTCCGCAAGGTGGAGGCGGCCCGGCCCCGGTCGGTGATCGGCAAGAACACCGTGGAGTGCCTGCAGTCCGGGCTCTACTTCGGGTTCGCCGGTCAGGTGGACCGGATCGTCGAGCGGATGACGGAGGAGATCGGCGAGGTGAAGGCGGTCATCGCCACCGGCGGACTGGCCGCCCTGGTGATCAAGGAGTGCCGCACCATCACCCACCACGAGCCCATGATCACCCTGATCGGTCTGCGTCTGGTCTACGAGCGCAACCTCTGA
- a CDS encoding A/G-specific adenine glycosylase — MTEHSFAGRISRWYEENARDLPWRKPGTSPWAILVSEVMLQQTPVVRVLPAWEAWLARWPVPAALAAESPADAIRMWGRLGYPRRAVRLHECAVALVERHGGEVPERLDQLLALPGVGTYTARAVAAFAYGQRHPVVDTNVRRVVARAVAGEPDAGPTTRPADLVATEELLPVEPAAAALASAAFMELSAVVCTARSPRCADCPVESVCAWRASGRSAPTGPTRRPQRYAGTDRQVRGLLLAVLREATGPVTRLRLDQVWADDVQRSRALAALVTDGLVEPVGEAAYRLRGDAPPQATPLP; from the coding sequence ATGACAGAGCACAGTTTCGCCGGCCGGATCAGCCGGTGGTACGAGGAGAACGCCCGGGACCTGCCGTGGCGCAAGCCGGGGACCAGCCCGTGGGCGATCCTGGTCAGCGAGGTCATGCTCCAGCAGACCCCGGTGGTCCGGGTGCTGCCGGCCTGGGAGGCCTGGCTGGCCCGCTGGCCGGTGCCGGCCGCGCTGGCCGCCGAGAGCCCCGCGGACGCGATCCGGATGTGGGGGCGGCTCGGCTACCCCCGCCGGGCGGTACGGCTGCACGAGTGCGCCGTGGCGCTCGTCGAACGCCACGGCGGAGAGGTGCCCGAACGGCTCGACCAGTTGCTCGCCCTGCCTGGCGTCGGCACGTACACGGCGCGGGCGGTGGCGGCCTTCGCGTACGGGCAGCGGCATCCGGTGGTCGACACGAACGTCCGACGGGTGGTGGCCCGCGCGGTGGCCGGTGAGCCTGACGCCGGCCCCACCACCCGACCGGCCGACCTGGTCGCCACCGAGGAGCTGCTGCCCGTCGAGCCGGCCGCCGCGGCGCTGGCCAGCGCGGCGTTCATGGAGCTGAGCGCGGTGGTGTGCACTGCCCGGTCACCGCGCTGCGCGGACTGCCCGGTGGAGTCGGTGTGCGCCTGGCGGGCCTCCGGACGGTCCGCCCCGACCGGGCCGACCCGCCGCCCCCAGCGGTACGCGGGCACCGACCGTCAGGTACGTGGACTGCTGCTGGCGGTGCTGCGGGAGGCGACCGGCCCGGTGACCCGGCTCCGGTTGGACCAGGTGTGGGCGGACGACGTGCAGCGTTCCCGGGCGCTGGCCGCCCTGGTCACCGACGGTCTGGTGGAGCCGGTCGGCGAGGCCGCCTACCGCCTGCGCGGCGACGCCCCACCCCAGGCCACCCCACTCCCCTGA
- a CDS encoding Lsr2 family protein: MAKQIIHKLVDDLDGGDADETVKFALDGVQYEIDLSNKNAEKLRDLFAPYVAAGSKVGRGGVVVGGRAARGRGGATADRAQNKAIRDWAKGQGREISDRGRIPQEIVDEFHAKAGH, translated from the coding sequence GTGGCCAAGCAGATCATTCACAAGCTGGTCGATGACCTGGACGGCGGAGACGCCGACGAGACCGTCAAGTTCGCGCTCGACGGCGTTCAGTACGAGATCGACCTCTCCAACAAGAACGCCGAGAAATTGCGGGACCTATTCGCCCCGTACGTGGCGGCCGGCTCGAAGGTCGGTCGAGGCGGCGTGGTGGTCGGTGGTCGGGCCGCGCGCGGCCGGGGCGGCGCCACCGCGGACCGGGCCCAGAACAAGGCGATCCGGGACTGGGCGAAGGGTCAGGGTCGGGAGATCTCCGACCGGGGGCGTATCCCGCAGGAGATCGTCGACGAGTTCCACGCGAAGGCCGGTCACTGA